The Lentisphaerota bacterium genome window below encodes:
- a CDS encoding tetratricopeptide repeat protein, whose translation MVRRMIGVILCVGALVCVRADEAVDQFNFATGLLIRDEPALAAGEYRKLLKAHPEFPQADVAWYRLGEALQKTKDADGARTAFERVVKQYPKSERTPRANYLLGQMLATEDPKRAAACFAAAAAGDTGGALAEPALFGQAEALYQAREWVAAGEAYAGLLKRFPESPFAAQALNGQGWCAFKAADYAAAERLFGDFVTRYADHALADECRLKRGDSLYRLKRYDAAVTEYAAVMGKAGSPHRPAALAGRAWCLYDAGRTNEAAVAFREAAAAFGAAAQAAVMRYNAGNAAFAAQAFAEAEADFAACVQTNAVDAAWVRAAAYWRAASLVKLKRYEEACGVLEKLRASEKLPADLAVDAWLLQAEAELARGRFKEAAACYAAVGRDHGAHALAGDAAAGRVLALEKAGDLATAEAAATAFTAAYPKHAQLAAVRFLTGEYRYRLERFPDAVAAFEAFLKEHPGHELAAEAGYKAGWACWRMKKPAQARPFFRAVVASFPKAAVAADAAFMAGRCADAAADAAGAAADFERAAELAPASDAGLRAALERIRIDYQARRYAEALTRAEAFIKSHEKNPAAAERLPFAWLYAGEALLELGRPQEALEAYGRTVGGDAAVTRAAKAGRAWALRKLPKPAEAAPLFEALAAEDAAADYGFWAARSWDEAGDAARAEAGYEKFLKGGAAGPLADEAAYRRAAAVSRTRGAEAAQAAYAELVKTRPDSAFAAAALYDLAWALQELKKHDAATERFDELARRFPKHALAGDARFRSGELAYEADAFDRAAAAYEAALTAGIAFSNTVLYKLGWAYELQAKGTEARAAFRRLATEFPGSALAGEARYREARLLQAENAWETAVEAYAAVPPGPFRERAAFGRAECLRLGKRAEEAVAAYRALLQEVADATVKAQTWLGLGHAYRDAGANQDAIDAYGEVVKLADTIEAAQALLGQGRAWLAMKSYDEAAKAFLKVDILYAYEELKPEAVRMLIQTWEQAGDAEKAAKYRKQLEQMKK comes from the coding sequence ATGGTCAGGCGGATGATTGGCGTCATATTGTGCGTGGGCGCGTTGGTTTGCGTCCGGGCCGATGAGGCGGTGGACCAGTTCAATTTTGCGACTGGGCTGCTGATCAGGGACGAGCCGGCGCTGGCCGCGGGCGAGTACCGCAAATTGCTGAAAGCCCATCCCGAATTCCCGCAGGCGGATGTCGCGTGGTACCGGCTGGGCGAGGCGCTGCAGAAGACGAAGGACGCGGACGGTGCGCGCACGGCGTTCGAGCGCGTCGTGAAGCAGTATCCCAAGTCCGAGCGGACGCCTCGCGCGAACTATCTTCTGGGGCAGATGCTGGCCACCGAGGACCCCAAACGCGCCGCCGCGTGTTTTGCCGCGGCGGCGGCGGGGGACACCGGCGGGGCGCTCGCTGAACCGGCCCTGTTCGGCCAGGCCGAGGCGCTCTATCAGGCCAGGGAGTGGGTGGCGGCCGGCGAGGCGTATGCCGGTTTGCTGAAGCGGTTTCCCGAGAGCCCATTCGCGGCGCAGGCGCTCAACGGGCAGGGGTGGTGCGCCTTCAAAGCGGCGGACTATGCGGCGGCAGAGCGGCTCTTCGGCGACTTTGTCACCCGTTACGCCGACCATGCGCTCGCGGACGAGTGCCGGCTCAAGCGGGGCGACAGCCTCTATCGCCTGAAGCGATACGACGCGGCGGTGACAGAATACGCGGCGGTTATGGGCAAGGCCGGCTCGCCGCACCGACCGGCGGCGCTGGCGGGGCGGGCGTGGTGTCTCTACGACGCGGGGCGTACGAACGAGGCGGCTGTCGCCTTCCGCGAGGCGGCGGCGGCCTTCGGCGCGGCGGCCCAGGCTGCGGTCATGCGCTACAACGCAGGCAATGCCGCGTTCGCCGCCCAGGCGTTCGCCGAGGCCGAGGCCGATTTTGCAGCCTGCGTCCAGACGAACGCGGTCGATGCCGCGTGGGTCCGTGCTGCGGCCTACTGGCGGGCCGCGTCTCTGGTAAAGCTGAAGCGTTACGAGGAGGCGTGCGGGGTGCTCGAGAAGCTGAGGGCCTCCGAAAAGCTTCCTGCGGATCTGGCGGTGGATGCCTGGTTGCTGCAGGCCGAGGCGGAGCTGGCGCGCGGGCGGTTCAAGGAGGCGGCGGCGTGCTATGCGGCGGTCGGCCGTGACCACGGCGCGCACGCGCTGGCCGGCGACGCGGCTGCGGGCCGGGTGCTGGCGCTTGAAAAGGCCGGGGACCTGGCCACGGCCGAAGCGGCCGCGACGGCTTTCACGGCGGCTTATCCCAAGCACGCCCAGCTCGCGGCCGTTCGCTTTCTGACGGGCGAATACCGCTACCGGCTGGAGCGCTTTCCGGATGCGGTGGCGGCCTTTGAGGCATTCTTGAAGGAGCACCCCGGCCACGAGCTCGCGGCCGAGGCCGGGTACAAGGCGGGGTGGGCCTGTTGGCGGATGAAGAAACCGGCCCAGGCCAGGCCGTTCTTCCGTGCGGTCGTGGCGTCCTTCCCCAAGGCCGCCGTTGCCGCGGATGCGGCCTTCATGGCGGGCCGCTGCGCCGATGCGGCGGCGGATGCGGCGGGCGCGGCGGCGGATTTCGAGCGGGCGGCGGAGCTGGCTCCGGCGAGCGATGCGGGGCTGCGCGCGGCGTTGGAGCGGATCAGGATCGACTATCAAGCCAGGCGCTACGCTGAGGCCTTGACCCGAGCCGAGGCGTTTATCAAAAGTCATGAAAAAAACCCGGCGGCGGCGGAGCGGCTGCCGTTCGCGTGGCTCTACGCCGGCGAGGCGCTGCTGGAACTCGGTCGTCCGCAGGAGGCGTTGGAGGCCTACGGCAGGACGGTGGGTGGAGATGCGGCGGTGACACGGGCAGCGAAGGCGGGCCGCGCCTGGGCGTTGCGAAAATTACCCAAGCCGGCCGAGGCGGCCCCGCTCTTCGAGGCGCTGGCGGCGGAGGACGCCGCCGCAGACTACGGCTTCTGGGCGGCGCGGTCGTGGGACGAGGCGGGCGACGCAGCGCGGGCCGAGGCGGGCTATGAGAAATTCCTGAAAGGCGGCGCGGCCGGTCCGCTGGCCGACGAGGCGGCCTATCGCCGCGCGGCGGCGGTGTCACGCACCAGGGGCGCCGAGGCCGCGCAGGCCGCCTACGCCGAACTCGTGAAAACCCGCCCCGATAGCGCCTTCGCGGCGGCGGCGCTGTATGACCTCGCCTGGGCACTCCAGGAACTGAAGAAACACGACGCGGCGACGGAACGGTTCGACGAACTCGCCCGCCGCTTCCCCAAGCACGCATTGGCCGGCGACGCCCGGTTCCGCAGCGGCGAGCTGGCCTATGAGGCCGACGCCTTCGACCGGGCGGCCGCAGCCTACGAAGCGGCGCTGACCGCGGGCATTGCCTTCAGCAACACCGTGCTCTACAAACTCGGTTGGGCCTACGAGTTGCAGGCGAAGGGCACGGAGGCCCGCGCGGCGTTCCGACGGCTGGCGACGGAGTTTCCCGGCAGCGCGCTGGCAGGTGAGGCCCGCTATCGCGAAGCCCGGCTGCTGCAGGCGGAAAACGCATGGGAAACGGCCGTCGAAGCCTATGCGGCGGTTCCCCCGGGACCCTTCCGCGAGCGGGCGGCGTTTGGCCGGGCCGAATGCCTCAGGCTCGGCAAGCGGGCGGAAGAGGCGGTCGCCGCCTACCGGGCGCTGCTTCAGGAGGTCGCCGACGCCACGGTGAAGGCACAGACGTGGCTCGGGCTGGGCCATGCGTACCGCGACGCGGGAGCGAACCAGGACGCGATCGATGCCTACGGTGAGGTGGTGAAACTGGCCGACACCATAGAGGCGGCGCAGGCGCTTCTGGGGCAGGGGCGGGCCTGGCTGGCCATGAAGTCGTATGACGAGGCCGCCAAGGCGTTTCTTAAGGTCGACATCCTGTACGCCTACGAGGAACTCAAGCCAGAAGCGGTGCGGATGCTGATCCAGACGTGGGAGCAGGCGGGTGACGC